A genomic stretch from Eretmochelys imbricata isolate rEreImb1 chromosome 24, rEreImb1.hap1, whole genome shotgun sequence includes:
- the LOC144279888 gene encoding protein S100-A4-like: MAGPLEQSLAVMVSTFHKYLAKQGDQCKLSKAELKELLTKELPSFESLSAAKQMDDAEFQKIMNDLDVNKDNEVDFQEFACFLACVAMGFNDFFKDHRQKQLHKK; the protein is encoded by the exons ATGGCAGGTCCCCTGGAGCAGTCTCTGGCCGTGATGGTCTCGACCTTCCACAAGTACTTGGCAAAGCAAGGTGACCAATGCAAACTCAGCAAGGCTGAGCTCAAGGAGCTGCTGACCAAGGAGCTTCCGAGCTTCGAGAGCCTAAGTGCCGCA AAACAAATGGACGACGCTGAATTCCAGAAGATCATGAACGACCTGGATGTCAACAAGGACAACGAGGTGGATTTCCAGGAGTTCGCCTGCTTCTTAGCCTGCGTGGCCATGGGCTTCAATGACTTCTTCAAGGATCATCGCCAGAAGCAGCTGCATAAGAAATGA